From the genome of Verrucomicrobiota bacterium, one region includes:
- a CDS encoding sugar phosphate isomerase/epimerase family protein: MNPHISRRQFVQTSLLAPLAVSTLEWSAFGAVAPLKLAGFADEISPKLEEQIKVCKELGIRYFELRAVAGKNVMDFDTAMRNEVLAKLKDNGMGVASIGSPIGKAKITDPWPAYFDKFKRAVEVAEFFSAPLIRVFSYFPPGKDKDFAPHRDEIMRRMQAKADYCKDHPVTLVHENEKEIYGEKGPACLDLLKTVNSPKLRCAFDFANFLQVGDDTLVNWKMLKPYVVHIHVKDYNKATKKVVPAGQGDGNIQEILTEAVQSGYNGFLTLEPHLKVAGSSSGETGPELFKVATEALRDICRKAKIELQ, encoded by the coding sequence ATGAATCCCCATATTTCACGTCGTCAATTTGTCCAAACCAGTTTGCTGGCCCCCTTGGCGGTGTCCACCTTGGAGTGGTCCGCGTTCGGCGCAGTTGCCCCGCTTAAGCTGGCCGGTTTCGCCGACGAAATCTCGCCCAAGCTCGAGGAGCAGATCAAGGTCTGCAAGGAACTCGGCATCCGCTATTTCGAGTTGCGGGCCGTCGCTGGTAAAAACGTCATGGATTTTGATACCGCCATGCGCAATGAAGTCCTGGCCAAACTCAAGGATAACGGCATGGGCGTCGCCAGCATTGGCAGCCCCATCGGCAAGGCCAAGATCACCGATCCGTGGCCGGCCTATTTCGACAAATTCAAGCGAGCGGTGGAAGTCGCCGAGTTTTTCTCCGCCCCGCTCATCCGCGTGTTCAGCTATTTCCCGCCTGGAAAAGATAAAGACTTCGCGCCGCATCGCGATGAGATTATGCGCCGCATGCAGGCTAAGGCCGACTATTGCAAGGATCACCCTGTGACCCTTGTGCATGAGAACGAGAAGGAAATCTACGGCGAAAAAGGCCCGGCCTGCCTGGATCTTTTGAAGACGGTGAACTCGCCGAAGTTGCGGTGCGCCTTTGACTTCGCCAACTTCCTCCAAGTGGGGGATGACACCTTGGTCAACTGGAAGATGTTGAAGCCTTACGTGGTGCATATTCATGTCAAAGACTACAACAAAGCGACCAAGAAAGTTGTGCCGGCGGGGCAGGGGGATGGTAACATCCAGGAAATCCTTACCGAGGCCGTGCAGTCCGGTTACAACGGGTTCCTGACCTTGGAACCGCACCTGAAAGTGGCCGGAAGCTCCTCGGGCGAAACCGGCCCGGAACTATTCAAGGTGGCCACCGAGGCTCTGCGCGACATCTGCCGCAAAGCCAAAATCGAATTGCAGTAA
- a CDS encoding Gfo/Idh/MocA family oxidoreductase, which produces MTNLSRRNFLKSTAIFAAGASLSARSWAQVAGANSDIRMAVIGFRSRGAEHIKEWTTLKGCRLVALCDCDQSLLDKVNKNRGKETVVEGGIDPVTGKRGKGQTLKSLDAETYLDMRKMLENKNIDAVSIATPNHWHSLAAIWAIQAGKDVYCEKPISHNIWEGRQLVKCAANHKQIVASGTQSRSSLEGIQAAVNYVKEGNLGKIIIARGLCYKPRKSIGLTEGAQTVPDSINYDLWCGPAPMDPPRRNSKANGPVHYEWHWFWAYGAGDLGNQGIHQMDISRWFLGEAGLAPFVLSAGGRVGYRDDAETPNTQIVYQGYEKAPLIFEVRGLPSAKDATAMDKYKGASVGVVVECENGYVSVPNYTSASAHDKDGKVIKEWKGAENHFGNFLKAVRSRKESDLNASILEGHVSSSLCHTGNVSYRVGAKKSQGEILDGVKAYKGMQETYERMKEHLAKNDVNIDNDKLTLGQPLKFDVQTERFDNEAANALLKRQYRAPYIVPENV; this is translated from the coding sequence ATGACAAATCTCTCTCGTCGTAACTTCCTCAAAAGCACCGCCATTTTCGCGGCCGGAGCGAGCCTGAGTGCCCGTTCCTGGGCGCAAGTTGCCGGGGCTAACAGCGATATCCGCATGGCCGTCATCGGCTTCCGCAGCCGTGGGGCCGAGCACATCAAGGAATGGACTACCTTGAAGGGTTGCCGCCTGGTCGCCCTGTGCGATTGCGATCAATCCCTGCTGGACAAGGTGAACAAGAACCGGGGCAAGGAAACGGTCGTCGAAGGCGGCATTGACCCGGTCACCGGCAAGCGCGGCAAAGGGCAGACGCTGAAATCTCTCGATGCCGAGACCTATCTGGACATGCGCAAGATGCTGGAAAATAAAAATATTGATGCCGTATCCATCGCCACCCCGAATCATTGGCACTCGCTGGCCGCGATTTGGGCCATTCAAGCGGGTAAAGATGTGTATTGCGAAAAACCGATTTCCCACAACATTTGGGAAGGACGTCAATTGGTCAAATGCGCGGCGAATCACAAGCAGATTGTGGCGTCCGGCACGCAAAGCCGCTCCAGCTTGGAAGGCATTCAGGCTGCCGTCAATTACGTCAAGGAAGGCAATCTGGGCAAGATCATCATTGCCCGCGGCCTTTGCTACAAACCGCGCAAGAGCATTGGGTTGACGGAAGGGGCGCAGACTGTGCCGGATAGCATCAATTACGATCTGTGGTGTGGTCCCGCCCCGATGGATCCGCCCCGCCGCAACAGCAAAGCCAATGGCCCGGTGCATTACGAATGGCATTGGTTCTGGGCCTATGGGGCGGGCGACCTTGGCAATCAGGGCATTCATCAAATGGACATTTCCCGATGGTTCCTCGGTGAAGCCGGGCTGGCTCCCTTCGTCCTCAGCGCCGGTGGTCGCGTGGGTTACCGCGATGACGCCGAAACCCCGAACACCCAGATCGTCTATCAGGGGTATGAAAAAGCCCCGCTCATTTTTGAAGTGCGCGGCCTGCCTTCCGCAAAAGATGCGACCGCCATGGACAAATACAAGGGCGCGAGCGTGGGCGTTGTTGTCGAATGCGAGAACGGTTACGTCTCCGTGCCGAACTACACCTCCGCCTCCGCACACGACAAGGACGGCAAGGTCATCAAGGAATGGAAAGGCGCGGAAAACCACTTTGGTAACTTCCTCAAAGCCGTCCGGAGCCGCAAGGAATCCGATCTTAACGCCTCGATTCTCGAAGGCCACGTCTCCAGCTCTCTCTGCCACACCGGTAACGTCTCCTATCGCGTGGGCGCCAAGAAGAGCCAAGGCGAAATTCTGGACGGCGTGAAGGCATACAAGGGCATGCAGGAGACCTATGAACGCATGAAGGAACACTTGGCCAAAAACGACGTCAACATTGACAACGATAAACTAACCCTCGGCCAGCCGTTGAAGTTCGATGTGCAGACTGAACGGTTTGACAACGAGGCCGCCAATGCGTTGCTCAAGCGCCAGTATCGCGCGCCGTACATTGTGCCGGAAAACGTGTAA